gaagttttctaaggcaacctacacatcaaattgaagctagtgatactaggaacacaattagaacatgaacttttaacatctaacaacatatgatcatccaaaattcaagaacaacacaccaaaagtcaagttcatgctagttacactaaaacaacgagatcgagcatataaattacacacacgacatcacaatgagccatagacactaactaacaccatttcaagtcaaaaacacgaatttagagaaatctagagttttagaaatgttacccaaacgagatgaagttggtaccaaaatgaagaggatgaagagaggattacgaatatgtaatttattttgttgtaagcctcctagatcggatttagatgatgattgaatgaatttggtaatggtgtgtgttcttgctagagagaaagagagagagatggagatgaaaatgaatgggtgaaaggggtttgaccctttgacctagtcaagggtttgatcccttgtcaagtttagtccctcaactttcgttcgggtgcgtgaattacctaaacgagataatttaaaacgcgtatcaacgggagatgttataaacatataacggactttatattagtataacggaaaagtaaatgaaaaaaggcgggatgttacattacctactccttaaaagaaatttcgtcccgaaatttaagtaggcgtagtagtcgttgtttcttcctcgagatcttgtgtttccgaattcacgaatagatgaggatacttcctttgcatttgatcttgtctttcccaagtaaactcgggtccccttttggcgttccaacggactttaacaatcgggattcggctttgtttcaatgtcttgacagaggtgtccacaatttcaaccggttcctccataaaatgaagtttgtcatcaatagtaagttcctcgagagggatgacgatatcgggttcggcaagacactttttcaagttagatacatggaaggtaggatgaacggagttcaattgaggcggaagatctaaacgatacgcaacggttccaatacgctccaagatttcgaaaggaccaatataccgtggatttagcttcccgcgtttcccaaaacggattacacccttccaaggtgcgacttttaacatgacgcggtcaccgacttgaaattcaaggtcgttgcgtcttttgtcggtatagcacttttgacgactccgggccgtccgaagcctatctcggatttgaatgatcttctcggtggtttcgtgaatgagttcgggtccggtgatttgtacgtcgcctacttcggcccaacaaagaggtgaacgacattttcggccatatagcgcttcaaaaggtgcgactttaatactcgcgtgataactattgttgtaagagaactcggcgagaggtaagtgcttgtcccaagcttttccgaaatcaaccacgcaagctcgtaacatgtcctctaaggtttgaattgtacgttcgctttgtccatcggtttgaggatgatatgcggtgctcatgtctaaacgcgttcccaatgcttcttgcaaggtacgccaaaatctagaaacgaaacggccatctcggtcggagataatcgataaaggtacaccgtgtcgggctacgatctccttaatgtaaagttgtgcaagtttctccattttgtccgtttctttcatggccaggaagtgtgcggatttggtgagacggtcaacaataacccaaatggtatcataaccgcccgtcatttttggtagtttggtgataaaatccatcgttattctttcccacttccattgcgggatctcgggttgttgaagtagctcggacggtctttggtgttcggctttgactttggaacatgtcaaacacttggaaacataagtagctacgtcccttttgatgttcggccaccaatatagctgtttaaggtcgtggtacatcttattggcaccggggtgaatcgagtattgtgacttatgggcttcatctaaaataaggcttcgtaggtccccataactaggcacccaaatccttccggcgtaatatcggagtccggtctccctaatttcgaatcgagagacgagaatgttcaagagctcgtgtgaaaggttttcatccttgagagcctcatcttgggctacccgaatttggctattaaggtttgtatggatggtgatgtttaaggctcggacacgaagaggcaccgctctttcttttcgacttaaggcatcggctactacatttgccttcccaggatggtaacgaagctcgcaatcgtaatcgtttaaggtttcaatccacattcgttgtctcatgtttagttgcttttgatcgaaaatgtgttggagacttttgtggtcggtaaagatagtactcttggttccataaagatagtgtctccacattttaagtgcaaagacaacggctctgagttcgagatcatgtgtcgtatagtttcgttcatgaattttgagttgtcgagaagcataagcaatgactttcgttcgttgcatcaatacacacccaaaaccatgtttcgaggcatcacaatatacaacaaagtcatcattgccttctggaagtgacaagataggagcggtggttagcttcgttttcaagatttggaatgcggattcatgttcggtcgcccaaatgaatttctttcccttgtgagtcaatgcggttagaggacgtgcaaccaaagagaagttttcgatgaatctacgatagtacccggcgagacccaaaaattgacgaatgtgagtaggagtagtaggagtctcccatttgctaatggcttcgattttcgttggatcgactttaataccttggtcacttacaacatgaccaagaaattgaacttcctttaaccaaaattcacacttggagaatttggcatagagttgttcttgtcttaaaagttcaagcacaagtcggagatgttgttcgtgctcttcttcatttttagaatagatcaatatgtcatcgatgaacacaataacgaatttatcgagatacggtttgcatacgcggttcataagatccatgaacaccgccggtgcgttagtgagaccaaatggcatgacaaggaattcataactaccataacgagttcggaaagcggttttggagacatcttcccccttaaccctcaattgatgataacccgagcggagatcgattttcgaatatacacaagacccttgtagttgatcaaagaggtcatcgatgcgaggaagaggatatcggttcttaaccgttagtttatttagttcacgataatcaatgcacattcgtagggatccgtctttctttttaacaaacaaaatcggagcgccccaaggtgaatggctaggttggataaaaccacgatcaagtagttcttggatttgactttgcaattcttgcatttcagatggagcgagtctatatggtgcacgtgctacgggtgcggctcccggaataagatcgatttggaattcaaccggtcgatgaggcggaagacccggcaattcgtcgggaaatacatcggaatagtcactaacaattggcacatcatcgatgtgcttctcatcggactcgactttcttaacgtgagcaaggatcgcaaaacacgaaacgaggttgagtccggtgcaactcttatcgccatagacgatcaaaggttcaccattctcgataggaattcggattgcgttaagatcacaaagaatgtgagatttcgttttgactaaccaattcataccgattattacattaaagcttcctagttccatgggtatcaagtcaatttcaaattccttacccaaaatgtttatcgtacaccctcggtaatatgtgtcggcacttaatagtttcccgttagccacttcaatggtataagtggtatctaatggaagaggtggagtgctaaaagaatgagtcaaagtcttggatacaaagcatttatcggcacccgaatcgaataaacaagagacataagaattgttgagaagaaacgtacccgtgactagttcagtgtcatcccgggcttcctcggtgttgatgttcaaagctcggccgcgcgtgttggggttatctttcttctttgggcatgcatttctataatgacccgtttgaccacattcgtaacaagtgcccgtctttggtgcattgggccactttcgagcaacgggagtggcacttttacaatcgttggccttatgaccaactccttggcaccggtggcaaattaacttgccacattcaccaaagtgatgtttgttgcatttgttgcaaagagataggttcccggcataacccttcttgccgtcggaggtgtaaggcttcttagcaaagttgttgttgcttgattgggagggttcccactttcttttgttgccacccgatttatcctcggccttaggtgccggaactacgatttcgtcaaccgtttctatcaatttgcgggccatgttcaaagcttcttgatgattagtgggtttggatgacattactccgtgtttgatgctctttggaagaccatccatgtaaagttcaacccttaaagcttcggggttcacaagatttgggcacatcaaggctagttcggaaaatcgttgattataagccttgagatcatttccgatcgcctttaaagttcttagctcttgttcgagccttcggttttcttcacgagggaaatattcgacaatcatcttttccctcaagtcggcccaagagagggcgtgagcttcatcggtacccaccgattgtacataagtattccaccatgtaagagcgacaccggcgaaggtgtgagtggagtatttgaccttatcttggtcccgacaaccgcttatgctaaagacggcttccgttttctcaaaccatcgggtgagcacgaccggtcccccggttccatcaaaagtgtgaggtttgcaccccatgaaagctttataggagcatccctcgtttgagtttccggctccattattgttgttgttgttgttgttgtggttgttattattattgttgttggatgagtgaccggccatggccgcatctacggcggtggctatcatccgttcgagagcttgttcgggagtttcattgcggcgtacacgacgaggagccattgttccttcaagacacaagaatatcattgattagtattctcaataatactaaccgtgatatagaataaagataaagagaagtttttttcctcgactcgccttaaattctttatgtcataatgtcggaacgttcatatgagtcaccgtaatataatcccggaaattatattaccctgattcatatgtgcattcgacatcatttcatatagtcaaggtggcgcgtcaatcaaattaaacaacgtgagattaagatgaactaagagtagatatgagtagaagcgttcgagtataaatgcacaagtagtcaagtaattcctacttcaagtctatatgccggttgtagtctagactcaccaatgtaccctatgactcgaggttgacaccaatgaactctaaatccctacaaccaacgctctgataccatctgtagcgacagatggggtagaaacccacccagtgcctttccagataaccgcttggtgaccactgagtgtacctcagacactgattttacggcccgcatttctgccaaactgccaaccctcaaattccaagggatcgcaaggggtaagagccaatgcttcgtcacaggtaacactgtgagaacctcctctacgattaacccgccaaaaagcatagtccgtatgagtgcccggcctgacaaccggcgcgcgtgactacctttacggctaaggttaaaccagctctgataccatctgtagcgacccgaccaaatcgtcattgacggcgccgtctacttaggtcccgttacgtggtcataagtctttaaaacaacgtttgaccaaaagatatgtcgcattcatttcaaatgtaaagattgttcaagtttacaagaatagttccaccacaagttacgatacaaagttttaagtacaaatgaaacttatgcgacacaatttaaaagtatccaaaagacgctccatgtatgcatatatactcgacatccaatgcaagtatcaaaataatgagcggaagcatgaatcatgtatcgttcaaggacctgagaaaaacatagaaatctgtcaacgaaaacgttggtgaaatcataggtttaagtaagtaagtacaagtgaaccacaagatttgcatcaatgaaataatagtaatacattccaaaagtttgtttcacgagcacccaattatcaatgcttaacattccttccattgaaccccatcacttagtgctagaacatacactgtttctcgaaaatatatttcattcgtaaacggtagcgaaccgtttgaatgagggtttgtcaaacccatatggatccatacaacataagttctcgcttacacccggcaagtgtaactaatgataatcgaattgaggattttgttctaaactcgtatgtagaatgtttgttttcctgtacttgtgttcacttagtaaaagaaatgtttatgttttctcatcccaaatgtaagttcaaaaagagtaaaagtgggactatgatctcaccttgagtgcacgtacgaaaagtacttcacaaaataacgtgtgcgaaggatagtgctagtcttgacctaaacaaataggtcgcatcaataacggtaagcacgataagtcaaaaatgttcaattagtcctatggctcgttacgactcgattatgtagcatgtgaaatcaaattgtcaagtttcatgcaaggtacaagtatataaacaagttaggaaggttgcataatcatttggttaagtttgacaaaaagtcaaactttggtcggtcaaagtcaacgaaaaagtcaacacgttcgggttgggtcccgaactatttttctgaggtttttaatcatgtatgagcatgttaggacaagttacatgtgaatcggaggtgcgtagcatagcaaacattattcgaaaattgacaaagttggacagaccaaaatggcgcgccgcgcgggtatatggcgcctgtgcagagagttctggcaatttttaagttttatgcacgaacctaacttcaaacaatcaccatttatgatccgcaaacaatcaagacaagtatcttataccgttgggaaggtaatttgacgaggaaaacaactaaacacatttcatcaatcaatctacctattacaacaaccaaaaccgcatctaatgcttaacattaaccgcatacaagttcataaatgcaattcaatgattcgggcaaccaatttacatgaatgatatgccgtttcgaaggtaatcaagcatacaatccaactaaacacttaccaataataatccatggcattcaatgcatcaaaagtccatttcaagttcatcaaaccctaacccaaattcaccaaaatcaataatcaagttcatgaagttttctaaggcaacctacacatcaaattgaagctagtgatactaggaacacaattagaacatgaacttttaacatctaacaacatatgatcatccaaaattcaagaacaacacaccaaaagtcaagttcatgctagttacactaaaacaacgagatcgagcatataaattacacacacgacatcacaatgagccatagacactaactaacaccatttcaagtcaaaaacacgaatttagagaaatctagagttttagatatgttacccaaacgagatgaagttggtaccaaaatgaagaggatgaagagaggattacgaatatgtaatttattttgttgtaagcctcctagatcggatttagatgatgattgaatgaatttggtaatggtgtgtgttcttgctagagagaaagagagagagatggagatgaaaatgaatgggtgaaaggggtttgaccctttgacctagtcaagggtttgatcccttgtcaagtttagtccctcaactttcgttcgggtgcgtgaattacctaaacgagataatttaaaacgcgtatcaacgggagatgttataaacatataacggactttatattagtataacggaaaagtaaatggaaaaaggcgggatgttacatatatgtacaagtaaaaacgactttcctacagtaaaacattatttgctacagtaaaaatgactttgctacagtaaaaaactatttgctacagtgaaaccggactttgctacagtgatttactacagtaaaacactatttgctacagtgaaacactatttgatgtcggcgaactagcaaacaaaaacggaaaaggcggccatgcgatcgcatggcaaaaacactgaaaactcatgcgatcgcatgggcaggtGGGACAGATgggacaggtctggtcctataaataTCGAACGTTTCTGTTTTTCTGTATCCATCTATCTCgcatctatctctcaatatatattatatttatatttatatttattattattattattattattattattattattattattattattattattattattattattattattattaatcttaatattattagtagtattattattaattagtattatacataaaatactacgacgaggtcatgagcgtgtcactttcaaaatatgttttcgagcgcgatagagctaaggaaattatgggttattgctaaggaggttatgggtaatgttcgggggtatatttgtgaatcaaatctagtgtttatcatctccgttacatctacgtactttcctccaatattgaatctcaatatttatacgtaagcactcatattttatcttttatatattaattgtgtatccatgtctagtgctcgagtatatatacatttatatatgcttgtatgctaaatttcgtcgttaaacagttataatgaatcacgaattaaatacatatattactggtaaaaggtatatggtatacatgtttttggaaagctgacgaaaaatcaataactattcatttagatatcgaataattttgatgaacggattaaaagatatgatcaactgaattacgattaacgttaattgaaattgcttttgaatatgcaattaagatttaaacaacttgtttacgagattgataaattggatttttgaatattaccaaccgagtaaatgaatccttatataaggtacgtctcgttttgttaagctattgtcaaaattgactttttgaaacgactttggataacttttgtatgtcgatctcgagcattaggattatgatacactatgaattgacctagcttgatagataattattgaccaacatatgttctctaggttgagatctacgattatttgatattccgagtttcggtcacattttggtgaacgactttatgtgctgctaaggtgagtttcattgatccctttttaattgctttttgcaatatatttttggactgagaatacatgcactttattttaaacgcaatggatacaagtacatactaaattctacactgagtttgaaccgaaaatcccttagctttggtaactagtaactgctagttataagaactggtgggcgcgagtagtagtatatggatccatagggcttgatatccccgtacgagctagagcactagccttttaatggacgtatgctatttgagaagcgtacacgttggtttgcgtgtattattaagatgattatacaaagggtacaaattatatatacgttaaagtttagttaccagggcgctcaatttcgtagaatattttgataaacgtttctggatgaaacaactgaaatcttgtgatccacctttatatacagattatacgaaacattaaaactatgaactcaccaacctttgtgttgacacttgttagcatgtttattctcaggttccctagaagtcttctgctgttagtttatatgttagacaagctatgtgcatggagtcttacatggcatatttttccaaggaaacgttgcattcaccaaatcatcaccatgtatcttattttgactgcattgtcaacggaagtactattgtaaactattatttacggtgattgtctatatgtagaaatcatcagatgtcgaaaacctttgatttaaatattcatttatggtatgccttttcaaaagaatgcaatgtttacaaaacgtatcatatagaggtcaaatacctcgcaatgaaatcgatgaatgacgtgttcgtccatatggatttggagcgatcgtcacagggcTATTATTTAGCGGACGGCATATATCCATATTGGTCGACACTTGTGAAATCGTTCAAAAGTACGGTCGAAccaaaattattcaaattcaaatggTACCAAGAGGCAGCAAGAAAGGATATCGAACGAGCATTCAGTGTACTTCAGGGTCGTTGGGCAATCATTAAACATCCTGCACGACAGTTCTATCTCGAGAAAATCCAATGCATTATGTATACGTGCGTGATTTTACACAATATGATAACTGAAGATAATGGTCGAGCATTTTGTGGGTTAGAGGAGGATTACCAGCCTGCTCGTCGTGCATTATCAATACGAGAAAGGTTTGATACACAACTTCGAATGGACAAAGAATCACGCGATTCTACCATTCATCGGTTTCTTCGAGATCAACTTATCGAACACATATGGAATTTACCACCGAATGCGCGTATCAGATATAACCCAGCATCAGGAACTTCCGCAATTCCCGagcatgtcaatgacaatgaagaaCCAGGACCTTCGGGAACTAATAACCAAGATGAAGATGAGGAAGAAGACGAAGGCGAGTACGAGGACGAAGATGAAGACAAGTACGAGGACGAAGACGACgagtaatttaatttttattaaatGTAATTTTATATTTCGAATATTTAAATTTGTatttgtttttaataataatgtaatgtttaattaataaaaaaaattaaaaaaaaattattccatGACATTGCGTCATGGATGTTAGCGTTTAGTCTTTGGTATGTCATGGGATGAAGGAGAgaaggtgctgatgtggcgctgatgtgtcaGTCAATTTATCCATAACATTGCGTCATGGATAAGAGTGTTCTAAATACTCGGTAATGTTTTTTCATCGAAAAATTTTATTCTACAAGAAAGTTATGTACGATACAAAATACCGTATATCACCAAATGTTTTGCTGAAAAGATGAGCAAAAGTAATAatcttaataaaatcaaccgaaaaGACTATTGACACAAAAGAACATACTAAACATATGACAAGACTTGCAGTTCATTATCGCTATCAAACGTGTCACACAAACTCGCTAGCAATAGCTGACCATGTAAACGCTAATACTTTTTTTGCTAATGAAATAAATAGAAAAACCATAACTCTACATTTATCCATACAACTTTAAATTATACTCGATATAAACTCTATTGAATCATTCTATAGTATACAGACTACAGTGTTGATGAATTTGCGAGTTGCTGCGAGAAGGCTTTGCAATTGCTCATATTGGTATCGGTGTCATTTTTGGCGTTTCGTAACGTTCTCCAACTAGAAAAGACTTTACCGACGTTTTAGTGTGTGGagttgttttaatggttcgtttacTCAGCTTCTCATTGGATTGGGTGTTTTCTGGCCTTCAAATCCCACCGGAATTTCTCTTTGACGGCGGCTTATGGTGGTTATCACCGTTGGTTGTGGTCCTTTGTTTATTATGTCCTAGGTGGCAGCAGCTTTTGCTTGTGACCTAGTCTGTCGGTTTGCTCTTCTGCTCGACGCCTTGCGCTTTCTTGCCGGATTCTTTTTTTCATGGTCATCTTCCTGGTTAAACCGGGTGACAATTCCCCCTGTTAAAGATCTGGTTTTAGAGCCGATGGTTGCGGGCTACTGTTTTGCGGTTGGGGTTCCGTTTGTGGCGGCTTTTGAAAGTAAGTGGTGCCTATTGTTCTGATTTTCAGTTGATACAACGGTCTTCGGTGTTCTCTTAGTGAGTCGATGTGTTCTTAGGAAATAGTTTAGACGTGTCGGATCTTGGAGTTCTTTTTGACATAGTCTTGGTCATTGCAGAACTGCTCAACAATTTAAAG
This genomic stretch from Rutidosis leptorrhynchoides isolate AG116_Rl617_1_P2 chromosome 11, CSIRO_AGI_Rlap_v1, whole genome shotgun sequence harbors:
- the LOC139874503 gene encoding uncharacterized protein, yielding MDLERSSQGYYLADGIYPYWSTLVKSFKSTVEPKLFKFKWYQEAARKDIERAFSVLQGRWAIIKHPARQFYLEKIQCIMYTCVILHNMITEDNGRAFCGLEEDYQPARRALSIRERFDTQLRMDKESRDSTIHRFLRDQLIEHIWNLPPNARIRYNPASGTSAIPEHVNDNEEPGPSGTNNQDEDEEEDEGEYEDEDEDKYEDEDDE